From Paraglaciecola sp. L1A13:
CATCGATTCATTGAAATTAGTAGCGTTAGGAAGCTGTCTCGGGAAATTTCACAACGGATGTAGGAAAGCAAAACTTAGGCCATAAGTAAATTCACATGAAAATAAATATATTGGGTGACCCAGGAACAATAATTTTTGTCCCACCGCTTTGCCACGCAAACCAAAAAAGCCTGTCATGGACAGGCTTTAAGATTTTGTTTTTATTATCTATTTTGAAATTAACAACGCAGTACGCAATTTACTTTTACCGAATGCAGACATACTGTAAAAATCTTCACGGGCAATAGGAATATGCTGACAGTCCATGGGCTGTGGGTGTAAATCGTCTGGATCCGGGTCGTGCAGGTACAAACAATCCTCATCTATGTGTGTAACTGTTACCCAATGCGGTATTTTTTTCCCATCGAGCTGATACGTGCTAATTAAGCTAATGACCGCAGCCCCTTTTGCTAAGCCCTTTTGCAAGGCATTTACGTCAGGATCCGAGTAGATAATTTTGATCCCCTGGGCCTTAGCTTGTTGTAAAAATTGCCGATCTACGGCCTGCATTATGTATTTCTTATGTTCACTGCGCACACCATCAATAAATAATGGCGCTCTGGTATTCACATAAGCGGTAACCGAATAGCCACGCTGATGGGCAGCAAGTGCTAACCCAATAGGGTGGCAACCACCGTGACCTGACGTCATAAATATAGTTGTCGCCTGGCGCCATATGTCCAATTCCAGAGACTGTGACATATCCAACTCATTATTCAGGTTTGCCATAGCCATCATTAAAGCCGACGGCCCGCAAGTAAACTCCGTAGTTTGCTTATACCAAGGATAAGCTGGCAATGTTTGCAATGACAGACTCTGGCGTATCGGTTTTTGCATACGTAACGCATCGATTGAACCTTGGTAGTAATTAGCATACGTACCAAAAGTGCGATATCCCAAGCTC
This genomic window contains:
- a CDS encoding GNAT family N-acetyltransferase/peptidase C39 family protein → MSTGHKKQQKSSLPTRIAPTGGNAKESGINKKSELTIRGAELDDIAQLVELENASFESDRLSQRRLLHWLKATDSHRVFMVATHNDILLGYGLVIMRKGTRLARLYSIAVSSHAQGLGVGKKLLLALEEKTLEQDKLFMRLEVATNNTGAIKLYESLGYRTFGTYANYYQGSIDALRMQKPIRQSLSLQTLPAYPWYKQTTEFTCGPSALMMAMANLNNELDMSQSLELDIWRQATTIFMTSGHGGCHPIGLALAAHQRGYSVTAYVNTRAPLFIDGVRSEHKKYIMQAVDRQFLQQAKAQGIKIIYSDPDVNALQKGLAKGAAVISLISTYQLDGKKIPHWVTVTHIDEDCLYLHDPDPDDLHPQPMDCQHIPIAREDFYSMSAFGKSKLRTALLISK